A segment of the Oncorhynchus tshawytscha isolate Ot180627B linkage group LG06, Otsh_v2.0, whole genome shotgun sequence genome:
tccactcttctgggaaggcttcccactaaatgttgtaacattgctgtgCGGACTTGCTTCCagtcagccacgagcattagtgaggttgggctctgatgttgggcaattaagcctggctcgcagtcggcgttccaattcatccaaaaggtgttcgatggagttgaggtcagggctctgtgcaggccagtcaaattcttccacactgatctcaacaaaccatttttttatggatctcgctttgtgcacagggggcaTAGTCATGCTTAaactggaaagggccttcctcaaactgttgcgacaaagttggaagcacagaattttctagaatgtcattgtatgctgtagcgatttaccttcactggaactatagagcctagcccgaaccataaaaaacagccccagaccattatcccTCTTCCACCAAATTTgacagttggcacaatgcattcgggcaggtagcgttctcctggcatccaccaatcccagatttgtccatcggaatgccagatggtgaagcgtgattccacactctagtgaatgtgtttccactgctccagagtccaatggcagcaagctttacacgaCTCCAACCGATGCTTggtattgtgcatggtgatcttaggattgtgtgcggctgctcggccatggaaacccatttcacggtGCTTgcaatgaacagttattgtgctgacgttgcttccagagacagtttcaAATCGGTAGTGACtgctgcaaccgaggacagacgatttttacacacttcagcactcgtctgtcccgttctgtgagcttgtgtggcctaccactttgcgtttgagccattgttgctcaataacagcacttacagttgaccggggtagctctagcagggcaaatttttagaaactgacttgttggaaaggtggcatcctatgacggtgatatattgaaagtcactgagctcttcagtaaggccattttacggCCAATgtgctatggagattgcatggccgtgtgctcgattttatacacctgtcagcaaccgatgtggctgaaatagtcaaatccactcatttgaacggGTGTccgaggtcgaccgattaatcagaatggccgattaactagggccgatttcaagttttcataacaatcagaaatcagtatttttggacgccgatttggcagatgtatttttttacacctttatttaactaggcaagtcagttaagaacacattcttattttcaatgacggcctaggaacagtgggtgaactgccttgttcaggggcagaacgacagatttttaccttgtcagctcggggattcaatcttgcaaccttacagttaactagtccaacgctctaaccacctgcctcacgaggagcctgcctgttacgcaaatgcagtaagaagccaagggaagttgctagctagcattaaacttatcttataaaaaacaatcaatcataatcactagttaactacacatggttgatgatattactagtttatctagcgtgtcctgcgttgcattaatcgatgcggtgcacattcgcgaaaaaggactggcgttgctccaacgtgtacctaaccataaacatcaatgcctttcttaaaatcaatacacagaagtatatatttttaaaccctcatatttagctaaaagaaatccaggttagcaggaaaaaattaaccaggtgaaattgtgtcacttgtgTACCTAGGTCGGCCTTGAACATCCGTGGCTTCATTGAGAGGAGGCAGTCCTTCTCcactcatgttctctctctctctctttctctctctctctctctctctctctctctctctctctctctctctctctctctctctctctctctctctctctctctctctgactgtcctaattctttgtttgagcacctcctcATCCTGATATGCAAATGAGGTTGAGACAAACACTGTAGGGCAAAATACACAATAGAGCTGAGCCTTGAGTTTGAAGTGAGAATTCCTCAGTGTGTTCCTGCCCAGTACTAAAAGGCTTGATCCAACAAATGAAACACTTGATGATTAGTGAAATCAGGTGTAGTTATATTTGAGAAGAAAAGCCTTCACTCCCTGCAGGTCCCAAGGAGTAGGATAGAATAATATTCCTTGAAAGCAGCACTTCTATTATGTCAGCCTCCAACTCTCTGAACTGTTTGTTATGTTTCTCAACCCCTTTCCACTTCAGATTTACGTTGACTGAGGGTGACTTCCACCACCTGAAGAATGCGCGGCTCACACACCTCCACATCCCGCCGCTGGCCCTCAAGATCGTCACCATTCACGAGTGTGAGTCATCTGAGAACAACATCGCCATGACGACCTGCCCAGCCGCCAAGTCCAGCCTCTCCATCTTCCAGGTGACAGCCGGTCTACTGTGCTGCTATTAGCAATGATACATCATTAGTCATGACTGGGCCCATTAGGTCATCCATCAATGTGGGGCCCACAACATGTATCAAGCCTATCAAATGCAGCCCATTGATAATTCTGCTTCCTCATTCCAATGGGCCATACATTGATTTTGCACTTGTCTGAGGTTTCTCAGTCATTTTGCGATGGACTTGCTTGAACTTGATTTGTCACTAGCTAGTAGGCCAACGACCTCTCCCAGTCCCGATGTAGAATTCGGTCTGTGTATTTGTATCCTCCTGTATCCTCCTTGTATCCTGCCTTGATGGTGTGTAttctgtgtatgtgcatgtgttgcGGGTATgtttgcgtttgtgtgtgtgtgtgtgtgtgtgtgtagccgcCTTTGTGTGCCCGACGGCCACTGTGTCCCCTGCCCCAGACAGCATTGACCAGTCTGAGTGTCAGCCCCAGCTCAGCCCTCCCTGGGGACACCCTTAACTCGGTGGTGGACACCAGCTTCAGTGAGAGTCCTTTAGCACCGGGTCCCAAGGAGCCCAGCACCAGCAGCGTGAGTCACTTACCCCTATCTGTTAATCAACCCAACAATCAACCATTCACATTTAAAATTATGTGCAATATTGAGCACTACGTTAAGGGACTCGGTTAATTATTCATCATCACATACAAAGTGTCTACCTACATATGACAGGCTGAATGACAGCGTTGTTGGGTTGAATCTAAACCTTTGTTTTAATTAACATTTTACTATGGAATACAGTTAGCCACTAATGATGTGTATGATGGGTCTGAATAGAGAatatcatttttatttgattaatttCTTGGATCAGCTTTGAAATGTGCGTATAAAATTGGAGTTAGATCATTTAAATAGAGATTTGACATGATTGCAAATATACAAATGTGTTGCACACACAGTAGCACACACTAAGCTTGAGTGAACATTGAAGCCAAGAGGTTATTATGAAGCCTCTGATGTGTGAGAGGAGAAGTAAGGAGTGTGCATCCACAGTGTCCCTAGTCTCTCTGTCTTAATGACAACAGTGGTGGAGGATGATGGATAAATAAGGGAGAGCCTCTGGAACAGCCTTGTCAGGGGAGATTACAGACACCTCTGCTCTCCACATTTGCTCATCGTTCCTGGCTGCTCACCggccccgctctccctctccgtggTAGATAGGAGAAAGTTAACAGTTGCATGGAAAATTATATCATTTTTGTTTTTCTTAACCtcgggaggaaggagagagagattaaaatCACATATTTATATCAACTTCCATTTGTCCTTAGAGTATCTGTCATATTTTATTGTTGTCCACACAATATGGACAACTCCCTTTtatatcccctccctctctctcccccagattGAGGTGATGGTGTCTGGCTCCAGGAATGGGGGAAGTCCGTCTTTGAGTGAAGGGGCGTCGGTGACGTCTGTGACAGGTGCATCTCCTGGCGCAGGGGTGGGGCAGGGCCCGGTGCTGCAGTTCTTCACCAAGCTGAGGCGCCATGCCAGCCTGGAGGGAGCCAGCCCATACTTCAAGATCAAGAAGTGGAAGCTAGACAGCAGCCAGCGGGCCTCCAGTCTGGACACCAGAGGTACAGGACACTTGGCTTTTAATATCTATTATTATGTTATGATGATATGCTTATGTACAGATTGATGGAGCATCAGCTTGGATTTACATGATCGTTTGTTTTTTGGATTTAGTGTACAAATTCTATTTCTATCTGGGCCTGGTTTaacaaaagcatcttaaggctaagttcatcattagaaccacaatgaacttagccttaagatgcttttgggaaaccggctCCTGTTCCCTTGTGGAAAAAGACAATGCCTCTTAAGAATGAGGTCCCACTTTAAGAGGCTTCACCGGACTGGCAAGGTGCATAGTGCACAATAACACACCAACATGTACACAGGGCTCTCACACTGTGCTCACACTCTAACAGATGGCTTTATGACGTAGGGCTCTTCTCTTCCAAGGCATTGTGAGTCTAACTGAAGCCACCCCACAGATCCcctcatacacaaacacacataccactCCCTTTCCCGCTTCCCCTATACTCAGGGAACAACAGAGCACACAGGACTAACACCCCCAAAATATCTCAAAGCCTGCTGGGATCTCTTCATGACATCATTGTGACACATATGTCACCTCCAGATCAATTTTCTTCAGATATGCTGAACATTCACTATGGTGAATGTTTGTGCCAATGTCATTTTCCATCCCATGTCCCTCTGTACCCTCGGACTATTGTCtaatgtcctctgtctctgtgtgtcagggTCCCCTAAGAGGAGGCAGTTCCAGCGGCAGCGCGCTGCCAGCGAGAGCATGGACCAGGAGGATAGCGATGCCCACCACATTGACCTCATCCAGTACATTGCCAGGACCCAGGACGCCACCTATCGCCCCTCTGCCTCGGCCTGCCTCCagccacactcctccccctccacgcCACCACCCTCCCTCGGCAGGTATCTTTAATTCCCTCGCCATCCTTCCACCCCACTGCTTTGCCTCCGTCATCACTACGGTAGATAGTGCCTCTCTCCTTAACGGTAGAATTAGTCACAGTTGCCTCTAGATACTGATAGAAGGTCAGTTTTGCATATTTTTTTCCTGTTAAGGTCAGGATTTTGGGagagtaagctgatcctagatctgtgcctaccGGCAACTTTTACCCACAGCTGCTTAACAAGCTAGCCCATTCCATCGCTGACGCAGAGTGGTGTCATGGACAGGAATAGTTGTCAGGGTCAATGACTACGTTTCAACTCATAAAAAACACACCCTCGTCTGCTTACCCTCACTTATGCCCTTGGGAGAATCCCCGCGGCCATATTTGTTgtcggtccaaatgattagccaaacaagggaagtttgcaacgtaaggccctcagccctcgtttttaaTGGAGATTGCGAATGTACAATTACGTTCACTTTGGGGCCTGAAACGCCTCATAATTCAATTTGCGATGATTGTACATCCTCTAAGAAAAGTCAGTCAAAACTTAAAACCTTAACGTCAATAtggagtcaacatacaagtgtaggtaaaaacaaatgtaaataagttcaattgtgctactaatgcacatgacggcacaaacacATCTCGTAAAAGTAATGatgtttggttagcttttggaaattgtacgaataaaacattttcctcctAAATAACCGTGACCAGTAAGATCACAATGTAGGGAAATCCAACACATTTGCAAAGCACATGACATTGGTGCATTGCAATTCAGTGGTTCGTGGAAAACATGCTAATACCATTTCAAGTCATGGTGACCACTTGTAATCACAGCGGCTGCAAACATCAGACATCAGATGTGTGTATGGGCATCATGAGAGTGCTCTGTGACTGACtcttgtactgtgtgtgtgtgtgtgtgtgtgtgcgcctgtcttcGTATTTGTGTGTGTCACCACAGgttagaggtggaggtggtggtggaacCCAGCTGCAGCAGGGGCCAGGGGCTGGAGGTGATCGGCTTGTCCCCGGAGCCCCAGGACGAGGCAGCGAGCCTGGGGGACTGTAGACCGCAAAACTCAGCATCAGACCACCAGGCCCTGTACAGAGACATCTGGACACTCCGGGCCTCCCTGGAGCAGTATGGCTCCTCAGACCAGATCAACAACAACGACAGGGACTCTGTCCGCAGCGATGCTGACAGTGTCTGCTCTCTGAGGGGGCAGACCAAGAGGGGGGGGCTAACCAGTTACCTCTCCCAGGACATCGGGGATGGACCCGAGGGGGATGTGGAGCTGCCCATGGATGAAgggatgggagagaaggagaaaggggggaAGCAGGACAGTGTGGAGTCAGAGAGGGGCAGTGACGGGGAGTCAGGGAACCGTAAGTTAATGCAGATGGACAGTGGCTATACGTCTATAGAGGCTCCATCACGGGCGCCAGAGGAGCTGAGACTGTTTGGCAGTAGTGGCAGCAGTGGCAGTATAGACAGGTCGGCCCTGGAGAAGAGACACTACTTCACCAGTGCAGGGGGCACTGGCACAGTGGTTGAGAGCTTCGAGGCCCGCATCTTCGAGGAAGAGCCAGACGAGGAGACGCCGGCGGGTGCAATGGGCGGCATGACCATAGAAACAGCCAGGTCTCCCCTGGGCTGGTCTCCGTACGGTCAGATGTTCACCCCGCGAGAGGCGCAGCCGCAGCcgcacccccacccccccttaTCAATTCACCACCGTGACTACAGCATCGACGAGAAGACGGACGCGCTCTTCCACGAGTTCCTCCGCCACGACCCCCAGTTTGACCAGCAGGAGACGCCGAAGAAACATCGGTCGCGCATCCACCTCCGCAAGCAGTGGCAGCGCCACAAGCAGTACAGTGACCCAGGCGTTCGCTACCAGTACCACTCCTTTGAGAGGCAGCGGAACCCCCTCCGACGAGGTGATAGCGTCAACTACCCGCTGGACACAGGCTACCACAGCACGCTTCCACGCATCATCAGTGCGCCTGACGAGGAGGCCAGCGAGGGGACCCCCAGCACCCCCCAGACGCCCAAGGCTGAGGTGGTGGTGGCGGGAGGGGCAGAAGGTGCCGAGGtacaggaaggagacaggagagagagtccCAGCAGTAGCTGTGGCAGTAGCACCGTGACCATCACAGACGACAAAGGGATGGCGTCctgttcccctccccctcccccggaGAGAGAGGGTCTGCTATGGGAGCAGCCCGACCCCCAGGAGGACACAAGGCAGGCAGAACACCCCCCTGAGCCACCTGACGAGCCCCCCCAGCCCCCTGACAAGGGCTACGGCCCACAGACCATCACAGCCGAGCTGACGGACAAGCTGAGCGCCACCCTGGACGAGCGGCTGTACACGGGCCTGCGACGGACAAAGGACCCGGCGGCGGTAACTGAGTGTGTGGTGACAGTCACTCACGCCTCCCCCGACCACAGCCCAGTGTAGCATGTCTCcagtcctcctccactcctccctgatctttgtgtttgatttgatttcagtcTGCGCCAGGTAACTGcgatgtctctgtatctgtctgaaTTAGCATGTTCCAGACCCGTAACATGAAAACAGGCTACACTATACAGTGTCATGTAGGCTAGCTGAAGAATCCACCCCTAGATAGTGTCTACAGTACCGTGGTGTCTCTGACTGCTATGATTCCTTTCTCCTCTGAGAGAAGTAACGATGTTAAAGGGAAACACCACtcaaactatcttttggtattttttttcattagtccactgttgacagtaccaaaatgttttgcatgtcagccgTCCGGTTtccaagatattggactttcaaaaAGCAAAGTGTCACCGGCCACATCATCAAGATGACGCTTTGCTTCTTGAAAGGCCAataacattttgggactgtatcaacagccGATTAATGAAAAGAAAGTAGAATAATTGTGGATTTTCCCTTAAAGAGCCAGTATGCCCTCTGAACTAGTCTATCCACTGTGAAACCAGGTGCTATTAAACATCTAAAGATCTGGATACAAAGTTTATCTGGGCCCTATAGGCCAGTCCTGGCTGAATCAAAATAGGTTTATCTATGTTTACATTACTTTTTCATCACTTCATTTCTTACATATGGCTCTGGATATCTGTTGTATATGGCCATTGACATATATCAAATGCTTTCCATGTGGCATTTTGACTCTATGGTACTAGGAACAGAAAACAGTCAACCATGGATTTGATGATGAAGATGAATTGTTTCTCATACGCTGTCATTAAATGGATATGACGAGGGCCGAGGCTCTCCTAATTTGGACACTGACTATATTACAGCATTTATATAATTACAGCCTCATCATGTCCACTCTGGATCAGAGCATTATCCTTCGTCAAATGTCCTTGTCAAAGATGTTCTTAAAGGGGAAAATTGCTTTCCAGAAAAGTTCTGGTTGTTAGGACATGTTGTTCAATGCCGTTGTATTTATTGTTGACAGATTTGATTTAAATGTGTCTATGCTCGTCTTATATTTCCTCTGCTTGTGACAATAAGTGGCTTACAGGAGGCCAGGGTGAGAGTTAAATTCCAGGTTTTTGCCTAATTTCTGTGCCAGAAAAACCTTGTCTGCAAATTGAGGGATCGTAATAGTGTTACTGACAACTCTGTTAGGAGCACATATCAAAGGCAGGCTCCTTTGGCCTCCCCCAACAGTGTTGGTTAGTGCAGGTCTATAGCTGTAACAGTTTAAATTAAGGCTTTGAATGGGGCCAATGTTGCTCTCGCAGACATTTGCGTTCATTGAATTTCTTCATACTTTCTCGTGCATGGGTTCACCGAACAGGCTTTTTTTGTTTGCTTATATTCTTTTgtttccccctccttctcctgtgaAAGTAGACAACGCAGCAGCGATCCCCCTGGGCTATAAGGACTGCACGTCCAAACCAGAACAAATTCCACATTTTCTCCTCTGACTTCCTCTGTGTAGACTTTGCCACCCAATGCTACCATTCAAGTATAACCACATTATCAGATTACGTTTTATGTGCCAAAAGAAGGCAAGGAATGGCATGCCCATTCTAGAAGTACCTTGGAAACTATTTTGCACTTAGCTGTGTAATGGCTGGGAGTGTGCTGCATCTCCCACATGCTACAGTCAGCAGCTCCGGCTCCCAGCTCTCTGACCCAAACTGTAAAAATAATCCTGTTGTTTTTACGGTAATTTACTGGCAGCCAGTTACCTGTAAGTTACTGTAATAAAaggtactgtatgttactgtaaacTCAAAATAAACTTTGGtttaacagtacattactgtaaactTTCTCCCCAGTTTCCTCAGAAGCTAGTTATTGCTTTACATTTAGAGGAAAGTGCTGCAGGAAAAGGTGCTGAATATGGTCTCTGGCTGAGGGTGTAACACAATTAAGATTAAGatcactttattggtcaattgGTCACAAGGTCCAACCAAAATTTGACTTCTGCTTTATCCCAACCCCCCCGAAAGACAAGCATACAGATAACTGCAAAAATGATGGATTCaatgtatattgaaagcaggtgcatccacacaggtgtggtttctGAGTTGAAcgattaacatcccatcatgcgtAGGGTCATTTatcagacttgcctagttaaataaaggttaaataacaatttcaaataaataaatgtataaaagTGCTGGggaggccattattttggctaccatggaaACGCTCCCATAGAACGGCattgcccccatccacagggcacgagtggtgactgaatggtttgatgagcaggAAAACGATGTGAACCAtttgccatggccatctcagtcactagatctcaacccaatttaaCTCTTACAGTATGGGAGGTTCTGGAGCGGCGTgggagacagtgttttccaccaccatcaacaaaacaccaaattatggactttctcatggaagaatgatgTGGCATCCCTCCAAGAGTTCCAGACCCTTGTAGAATCTAtgacaaggtgcattgaagctgttctgcctcatggtggcccaacaccttattaagacactttatgttggtgtttcctatattttggcagttacctgtacacacacatacatatatatatagatatacagtatatatatatacacacacacacacacacacacacacacacacacacacacacacacacacacacaggttgaacCAGGGGGCTGCCACACTGGGCACCTGTGGAGCAGTTGTTGTGGGGGAGTTAAgtcccttgctcaagggcacaacaacaggcaatggcatctaggatttgatatTAGCAACCCTCCAGTTGCCAGCTCCAGTCCTGACAGATTTTTCCCAGCAGACCTGGGACTCAAGCTGGCAACCCTCCGGATGCTGGCTCgcctctctaactgctaggctacctgccattgcAATAAAGATAGACATTTCTGTAATTGGGAAAGAGGGAGATATTTCTAGCTGTCATTTCCCTATGTTTGGGTGTGATTGTGCTACTTCACAGCCCTGGGGAATCAGATCTGTTTCCTCTAACATGGAGATCAGACAGCTCCTTGTTATAGCAGAGTGGACTCACAGGCAGAAGGCACTTTCCCTCATTAGACAAAGAATGGTCAAGATGAAAGGTGGTGAGAGGGCTTGAATTTGTCTTCTAGTGTGGAGAGGCTAGTGATATCCTTTCTGTCTCCTTCACTTAGCCCACACATCAGTGCACATTACGTCACCATGGGAAACCCAGGGGCTTCACATGTTTCAGCACCATTTTGTGTTATTACCAGGTGCCTTTATGGAGGTGTTGGAACACCATCAAGGAAGGAAAAAGACCGATCCTTCAGCCAGTCATCTTAGGAACAAACAAGATCAGATGCCTTTGAGGTTACTGGTTACTTAACATTTTCTGATTATTGTCAGAAATTAGAGGAATAGTGCATCATTTCTGCCATTTACTTGAATTGATGGAAGAAAGGGGGTGATAACACCAACTTAATGAAAAAGACTAGAGGGGCGAACAAATTAGTACATTTGTACAAAAAGTTACTTTGTGAGAAACAAGCACAATGTTGGAGGAGCTAATGTAGTCTATGTCTTTTATTAGGTGTAGACGTAACTGGGGACACTGGTCAAATACTTTTTGTATACGAACAAGTAGCCTGTCCAATGCATTGATGCATTACGGTGCATAGGTTTGCATGACAATTAACCATTTTAATACGTATCTCCATGTTTCTCAGAACTACTGTACCAAATGATTCCCTGGTTGTTGGTCGACACTTTTGAGGCAGAACATAGACATTTAAATCAGCACTGGTACTTCTAGAGGTTTTGTATTCTATGACATTTACCTTTGTTTAGGAGTCATGCAATGCTAACTGATATGCTATGATTGTGATATTTATTTCCatgaaagaaaaaaatatatatttctgtattCCTGCTTGTTAGTTATTACTGCACAATTTCTCAAAGAACTAGTTAAAAAAAGTAGAGCTTTATAAACAACTTAGCCTTTGTTGACCCCTACCTATTTGAGCCTTGagggaccaaacaattgaaaaTGTTATTTTGGGGTTTTCCAATCAGTAAATAAATGAATGAAGCATTAATGATTGTGGTTTGTCTCATTTCAACCTTTAATGGTACtcagaggaaaaagaggaggaggacgagaagAGGAGAAAGGCACGGTGACTACAAGTCTTTCCTCCAACCTGCCTCaattctctctcccatctttccTTCCCACTCCAGTGTTGTTCCCTCCAGGTGTTGAGGGTCGACatatgttgttacgttacagacttattctaaaatgtattcaattatcatgtcctcatcaatctacacacaataccccataataacaaagagaaaacaggtttagagAAATTTCAgctaatttaaaaaacagataccttatttacgtaagtattcagaccctttgctatgagacttgagctcaggtggatcctgtttccattgatcatccattgagatatttctacaacttgattagagtccacctgtggtaaattcaattgatttgacatggtttggaaaggcacacacctgtctatataaggtcccacagttgacagtgtgtgtCCTCCT
Coding sequences within it:
- the LOC112244752 gene encoding voltage-dependent calcium channel beta subunit-associated regulatory protein-like, whose protein sequence is MSNESTVWINFTENSTGVPFEPGKQQDGYVLLLVLLSIFLGGTLVLLSVLLIICRRCCDGDCRHARASDDPEKTNTSYMEESQPVHGQITIRVDESDCLSAASSHMDMETERFLSTGTHGGRRVSFNEVALFDHGKKAQEKGRRFTLTEGDFHHLKNARLTHLHIPPLALKIVTIHECESSENNIAMTTCPAAKSSLSIFQPPLCARRPLCPLPQTALTSLSVSPSSALPGDTLNSVVDTSFSESPLAPGPKEPSTSSIEVMVSGSRNGGSPSLSEGASVTSVTGASPGAGVGQGPVLQFFTKLRRHASLEGASPYFKIKKWKLDSSQRASSLDTRGSPKRRQFQRQRAASESMDQEDSDAHHIDLIQYIARTQDATYRPSASACLQPHSSPSTPPPSLGRLEVEVVVEPSCSRGQGLEVIGLSPEPQDEAASLGDCRPQNSASDHQALYRDIWTLRASLEQYGSSDQINNNDRDSVRSDADSVCSLRGQTKRGGLTSYLSQDIGDGPEGDVELPMDEGMGEKEKGGKQDSVESERGSDGESGNRKLMQMDSGYTSIEAPSRAPEELRLFGSSGSSGSIDRSALEKRHYFTSAGGTGTVVESFEARIFEEEPDEETPAGAMGGMTIETARSPLGWSPYGQMFTPREAQPQPHPHPPLSIHHRDYSIDEKTDALFHEFLRHDPQFDQQETPKKHRSRIHLRKQWQRHKQYSDPGVRYQYHSFERQRNPLRRGDSVNYPLDTGYHSTLPRIISAPDEEASEGTPSTPQTPKAEVVVAGGAEGAEVQEGDRRESPSSSCGSSTVTITDDKGMASCSPPPPPEREGLLWEQPDPQEDTRQAEHPPEPPDEPPQPPDKGYGPQTITAELTDKLSATLDERLYTGLRRTKDPAAVTECVVTVTHASPDHSPV